Proteins from a genomic interval of Phalacrocorax aristotelis chromosome 3, bGulAri2.1, whole genome shotgun sequence:
- the PPP2R5A gene encoding serine/threonine-protein phosphatase 2A 56 kDa regulatory subunit alpha isoform isoform X1: MSAAISAAEKVDGFTRKSVRKAQRQKRSQGSSQFRSQSSQVELSPLPQLKDATFNEQQDLFCQKLQQCCVLFDFMDSVSDLKSKEIKRATLNELVEYVSTNRGVIVESAYADIVKMISSNIFRTLPPSDNPDFDPEEDEPTLEASWPHIQLVYEFFLRFLESPDFQPSIAKRYIDQKFVQQLLELFDSEDPRERDFLKTVLHRIYGKFLGLRAFIRKQINNIFLRFIYETEHFNGVAELLEILGSIINGFALPLKAEHKQFLMKVLIPMHTAKGLALFHAQLAYCVVQFLEKDTTLTEPVIRGLLKFWPKTCSQKEVMFLGEIEEILDVIEPTQFKKIEEPLFKQISKCVSSSHFQVAERALYFWNNEYILSLIEENIDKILPIMFGSLYKISKEHWNPTIVALVYNVLKTLMEMNGKLFDELTSSYKAERQREKKKEMEREELWRKLEELKLKKAMAEKQNSTHNVLNAHSTSAK, encoded by the exons ATGTCGGCGGCCATCTCTGCCGCGGAGAAAGTGGATGGCTTCACACGGAAATCGGTGCGCAAGGCTCAGAGGCAGAAGCGCTCGCAGGGCTCCTCGCAGTTCCGcagccagagcagccaggtggagCTCTCGCCGCTGCCCCAGCTCAAAG ATGCCACCTTCAATGAACAGCAAGATCTTTTTTGCCAGAAGTTGCAACAGTGTTGTGTACTCTTTGACTTCATGGACTCTGTTTCAGacctgaaaagcaaagaaattaagagaGCAACATTGAATGAACTGGTTGAATATGTTTCAACAAATCGTGGAGTGATTGTTGAATCAGCTTACGCTGACATAGTGAAAATG aTTAGTTCTAATATTTTCAGAACACTTCCACCTAGTGATAACCCAGATTTTGATCCAGAAGAAGATGAACCAACTCTTGAAGCCTCATGGCCCCACATACAG TTGGTGTATGAATTTTTCCTGAGGTTTTTGGAGAGCCCGGATTTTCAGCCTAGCATTGCAAAGCGATATATTGACCAGAAATTTGTACAGCAG ttgttgGAGCTCTTTGATAGCGAAGACCCACGAGAACGTGATTTCCTAAAGACAGTTCTTCATCGAATTTATGGAAAATTCCTTGGTTTAAGAGCATTCATCAGGAAACAGATTAACAACATTTTCCTCAG GTTTATATATGAAACGGAGCACTTCAATGGTGTTGCTGAACTTCTTGAGATATTAGGAAG TATTATCAATGGTTTTGCACTGCCACTGAAAGCAGAACACAAACAGTTCCTTATGAAAGTTCTGATTCCCATGCATACTGCAAAGGGATTAGCTTTGTTTCATGCACAG CTCGCCTATTGTGTTGTACAGTTCCTGGAGAAAGATACAACTTTAACAGAGCCT GTAATCAGAGGACTGCTCAAATTTTGGCCAAAAACTTGCAGTCAGAAAGAG GTAATGTTTTTAGGTGAAATTGAAGAAATCTTAGATGTAATAGAACCGACACAATTCAAAAAAATAGAAGAGCCTTTATTTAAGCAAATATCCAAGTGTGTGTCCAGTTCACattttcag GTTGCAGAAAGAGCTTTGTACTTCTGGAATAATGAATATATTCTTAGCCTGATTGAGGAGAACATTGATAAAATTCTACCAATTATGTTTGGCAGTTTATACAAGATCTCCAAAGAACACTGGAATCC AACTATTGTAGCACTGGTATACAACGTGCTGAAAACCCTGATGGAAATGAATGGCAAGCTTTTTGATGAACTTACAAGCTCGTataaagcagaaaggcaaag